Proteins from a single region of Phaeacidiphilus oryzae TH49:
- a CDS encoding MGH1-like glycoside hydrolase domain-containing protein — translation MNTRTRSGRVGPTADGSPRSRLWGPYLSERQWGTVREDYSPGGDAWSYFPHDHARSRAYRWGEDGLGGICDDRQRLCLAVALWNGRDPILKERAFGLTNFEGNHGEDVKEYYFYLDSTPSHSYLRYLYKYPQAEFPYNDLVAVNGRRSRQEFEYELLDTGVFEESRYFDVTVEYAKADHDDILMRITVGNRGPEEATLHVLPTLWFRNTWSWDGAHDAERPRLSAVGGAGSTTSVRAEHPALGSYELHLADRVPVLFTENETNNERLFGTPNASPYVKDGIGRYVVDGEEGAVNPAREGTKAAAHYTLTLPPGGSAALRLRLAPVGSRHSWTRGFDSVFETRAAEADEFYRQLTPEGASEDEARVLRQALAGMLWSKQYYAFDLEAWLAEHGMSPWSPPRPGVRNRDWFHMYSDDVISMPDTWEYPWFAAWDLAFHAVALAAVDIDFAKQQLELLLRDTFEHPNGQIPAYEWNFSDVNPPVHAWAVYFVHLLEQRTTGRTDHEFLARSFQKLLANFTWWVNRKDPDGRNVFQGGFLGLDNIGVFDRSAPLPTGGTLEQADGTAWMALYCQSMLQIALELVVHDPSYEEMVLKFVEHYLWIAASLDRLGDLDDELWDEEDGFFYDVLKLPDGRSVRLKVRSMVGLLPLCASTVFRPEQLEVLPHLADRVRRFADRHPSLSVALTSLQAGSAGGPRLLSVVDEKKLVRVLARLLSEDEFLSPYGIRALSRFHAEHPYTFWVDGQEYRVGYQPAESDSGMFGGNSNWRGPVWLPMNALIIRALMNLYGFYGDDLTVECPTGSGVRMTLFEVARDISDRLTRIFLRDEDGRRPVYGGQTIFRDDPHWRDLISFHEYFHGDDGAGLGASHQTGWTGLVAVMMELFGRLGPTDFRPTPRREHR, via the coding sequence ATGAACACGCGGACGCGCTCCGGGCGGGTCGGCCCGACGGCCGACGGAAGCCCACGGTCCCGGCTGTGGGGCCCGTACCTGAGCGAACGGCAGTGGGGGACGGTCCGCGAGGACTACAGCCCCGGCGGCGACGCCTGGAGCTACTTCCCCCACGACCACGCGCGCTCCCGGGCCTACCGCTGGGGCGAGGACGGCCTCGGCGGCATCTGCGACGACAGGCAGCGGCTGTGCCTCGCGGTCGCGCTGTGGAACGGTCGCGACCCGATCCTCAAGGAGCGCGCCTTCGGCCTGACCAACTTCGAGGGCAACCACGGCGAGGACGTCAAGGAGTACTACTTCTACCTGGACAGCACCCCCAGCCACTCCTACCTGCGCTACCTCTACAAGTACCCGCAGGCCGAGTTCCCGTACAACGACCTGGTGGCGGTCAACGGCCGGCGCTCCCGGCAGGAGTTCGAGTACGAGCTCCTGGACACCGGCGTCTTCGAGGAGAGCCGGTACTTCGACGTGACGGTGGAGTACGCCAAGGCCGACCACGACGACATCCTGATGCGGATCACGGTGGGCAACCGCGGTCCCGAGGAGGCCACCCTCCACGTCCTGCCGACCCTGTGGTTCCGCAACACCTGGTCCTGGGACGGCGCCCACGACGCCGAGAGGCCCCGGCTGTCGGCGGTCGGCGGGGCCGGCTCGACCACCTCGGTCCGGGCCGAGCACCCCGCGCTCGGCAGCTACGAACTCCACCTGGCCGACCGGGTGCCGGTCCTCTTCACCGAGAACGAGACCAACAACGAGCGGCTGTTCGGCACCCCCAACGCCTCCCCCTACGTCAAGGACGGCATCGGCCGGTACGTCGTCGACGGCGAGGAGGGGGCCGTCAACCCGGCGCGGGAGGGCACCAAGGCGGCCGCCCACTACACCCTCACACTGCCCCCCGGCGGTTCCGCCGCACTGCGGCTGCGACTGGCGCCGGTCGGCTCCCGGCACTCCTGGACCCGGGGCTTCGACTCGGTCTTCGAGACGCGCGCCGCCGAGGCCGACGAGTTCTACCGGCAGCTGACCCCGGAGGGGGCGAGCGAGGACGAGGCCCGGGTGCTCCGCCAGGCGCTGGCCGGGATGCTCTGGTCGAAGCAGTACTACGCCTTCGACCTGGAGGCCTGGCTGGCCGAGCACGGCATGAGCCCGTGGAGCCCGCCCCGGCCCGGGGTGCGCAACCGCGACTGGTTCCACATGTACAGCGACGACGTCATCTCGATGCCGGACACCTGGGAGTATCCCTGGTTCGCCGCCTGGGACCTGGCCTTCCACGCGGTGGCGCTGGCGGCCGTGGACATCGACTTCGCCAAGCAGCAGCTGGAGCTGCTGCTCCGGGACACCTTCGAGCACCCCAACGGGCAGATCCCGGCCTACGAGTGGAACTTCTCGGACGTCAACCCGCCGGTGCACGCCTGGGCGGTCTACTTCGTCCACCTGCTGGAGCAGCGCACCACCGGACGCACCGACCACGAGTTCCTGGCCCGCAGCTTCCAGAAGCTGCTGGCCAACTTCACCTGGTGGGTCAACCGCAAGGACCCGGACGGCCGGAACGTCTTTCAGGGCGGCTTCCTCGGCCTGGACAACATCGGCGTCTTCGACCGCAGCGCCCCGCTGCCCACCGGGGGCACCCTGGAGCAGGCCGACGGCACCGCCTGGATGGCCCTCTACTGCCAGTCGATGCTGCAGATCGCGCTGGAGCTGGTGGTCCACGACCCCTCGTACGAGGAGATGGTGCTGAAGTTCGTCGAGCACTACCTGTGGATCGCCGCCTCCCTGGACCGGCTCGGCGATCTCGACGACGAGCTGTGGGACGAGGAGGACGGCTTCTTCTACGACGTGCTGAAGCTCCCCGACGGGCGTTCGGTGCGGCTGAAGGTGCGCTCCATGGTGGGCCTGCTGCCGCTCTGCGCGTCCACCGTCTTCCGGCCCGAGCAGCTGGAGGTGCTGCCGCATCTGGCCGACCGGGTGCGCCGGTTCGCGGACCGCCACCCCTCGCTCTCGGTGGCGCTGACCTCGCTGCAGGCCGGCTCGGCCGGCGGCCCCAGGCTGCTCTCCGTGGTGGACGAGAAGAAGCTGGTGCGGGTGCTCGCCCGGCTGCTGTCCGAGGACGAGTTCCTGAGCCCGTACGGGATCAGGGCGCTCTCCCGCTTCCACGCCGAGCACCCCTACACGTTCTGGGTGGACGGCCAGGAGTACCGGGTCGGCTACCAGCCCGCGGAGTCCGACTCCGGCATGTTCGGCGGCAACTCCAACTGGCGCGGCCCCGTGTGGCTGCCGATGAACGCCCTGATCATCCGGGCACTGATGAACCTCTACGGGTTCTACGGCGACGACCTGACCGTCGAGTGCCCGACCGGCTCCGGCGTCCGGATGACCCTCTTCGAGGTGGCCCGGGACATCTCCGACCGGCTGACCAGGATCTTCCTGCGTGACGAGGACGGCAGGCGGCCGGTCTACGGAGGCCAGACCATCTTCCGAGACGACCCCCACTGGCGGGACCTGATCTCCTTCCACGAGTACTTCCACGGCGACGACGGCGCCGGCCTTGGGGCCTCCCACCAGACCGGGTGGACCGGCCTGGTGGCCGTCATGATGGAGCTCTTCGGCCGGCTCGGGCCGACCGACTTCCGCCCCACCCCCCGGAGGGAGCACCGATGA
- a CDS encoding DUF1269 domain-containing protein — protein MADLVVLGFSDKEKAEAVLRLAKDLSRQELLDLEDSALAWRTMDGKLHVRQTFSTTKTGAVGGALWGTLFGMLFLMPVFGAAVGAATGAVAGRLTDVGVNDAFVKETAAALEPGRAAVFALVRRSTPDRVREALRPFGPSVIRTSLTKDREEELVQALQGG, from the coding sequence ATGGCCGATCTGGTTGTGCTCGGATTCTCCGACAAGGAGAAGGCGGAGGCCGTGCTGCGGCTCGCCAAGGACCTGTCCCGCCAGGAGCTGCTCGACCTGGAGGACTCGGCGCTCGCCTGGCGGACCATGGACGGCAAGCTGCATGTCCGGCAGACCTTCAGCACCACCAAGACGGGAGCGGTCGGCGGCGCGCTGTGGGGGACGCTCTTCGGCATGCTGTTCCTGATGCCGGTCTTCGGTGCGGCGGTGGGGGCGGCCACCGGCGCGGTCGCCGGCCGGCTCACCGACGTGGGCGTCAACGACGCCTTCGTGAAGGAGACCGCGGCCGCCCTTGAGCCGGGCCGCGCCGCCGTCTTCGCTCTGGTCCGGCGGAGCACCCCGGACCGTGTGCGGGAGGCGCTGCGGCCGTTCGGTCCCTCCGTCATCCGCACCTCGCTCACCAAGGACCGCGAAGAGGAACTGGTCCAGGCGCTGCAGGGCGGGTGA
- a CDS encoding LuxR family transcriptional regulator: MAEASNPRSAGPPGAPAGHPPGLPSWLVPRPRLTERLARGALGPLTVVVGPVGAGKTALALDWVHTGRLPGPVAWVACDGRVEDPAVFWGRLTAALRQAGVAVSDADPAGPAQLLVAGLAADLDRHGGPVVLVLDDFQPAPGSPLAEGVSCLLRHTAPDVLRLVVLARRDPPLHLHRERLTSGLAELRTADLAFDDQEAAALLAQHGIELPRQAVSTLRRRTDGWAAGLRLAAMSMERQSDPAGFVAQFAGDDEAIASYLIEEVLDVQPPGMRRLLLRTSVLERMNAELAAELAGEEAGAHFGALVRENSFLQPVGQGWYRCHQMFADVLRMCLRHEAPGLVGPLHDRAAAWLGAHGLLADAVRHLLAAGEHDRAARLIVHRLAIGQVLGLGPARLPAEPTPRSAVEPSAESPEGLLLAAAAAHARGEEQAVVRDLAAAEGLLDESPAEEERDRIARCRLAHAVIRMERLRLRAPEEARAAAADAERAAAQLPPGATAERPEIAALTLALRGGGELRAGGLKAAETSLTKALKAAVAAGSPALRRDSLIELALVEALRGRFRAAEELVSHAAQPPLPSGPAGGPARASLHLVRAWLALAHGVPPAARRELARAEAVLAARPDPFLSDVGALVGEVARMAVRGGEAGPGGGPAAGRRLPGAVLQTAQAVSAALLARRPQGAEGGGAGGVQAGTAAGEPRPEAEQPPFAERLSPREQDVLDRLAQMMTTEEIAEELCLSVNTVKTHLKSVYRKLAVSRRSAAVRRARSLNLL, from the coding sequence ATGGCCGAGGCATCGAATCCGCGGTCCGCGGGTCCGCCGGGGGCGCCCGCCGGTCATCCGCCCGGACTGCCCTCCTGGCTGGTCCCGCGGCCACGTCTGACGGAGCGTCTGGCCCGGGGCGCCCTCGGGCCGCTGACCGTGGTGGTCGGCCCGGTGGGCGCCGGGAAGACCGCACTGGCCCTGGACTGGGTGCACACCGGACGGCTGCCGGGCCCGGTGGCCTGGGTGGCCTGCGACGGACGGGTGGAGGACCCGGCCGTCTTCTGGGGCCGGCTCACCGCCGCACTGCGGCAGGCCGGAGTGGCGGTCTCGGACGCCGACCCGGCCGGTCCCGCCCAGCTCCTGGTGGCCGGGCTGGCCGCCGACCTGGACCGGCACGGTGGACCGGTGGTGCTGGTCCTGGACGACTTCCAGCCCGCGCCCGGCTCGCCGCTCGCCGAGGGGGTCTCCTGCCTCCTCCGGCACACCGCACCCGATGTGCTGCGGCTGGTCGTGCTGGCCCGCCGGGACCCCCCGCTCCATCTCCACCGGGAGCGCCTCACCAGCGGCCTGGCCGAACTCCGCACCGCCGACCTCGCCTTCGACGACCAGGAGGCCGCGGCGCTCCTCGCGCAGCACGGCATCGAGCTGCCCCGGCAGGCGGTGAGCACCCTTCGCCGACGGACCGACGGCTGGGCCGCCGGGCTGCGGCTGGCCGCGATGTCCATGGAGCGGCAGAGCGACCCGGCCGGGTTCGTGGCCCAGTTCGCCGGGGACGACGAGGCGATCGCCAGCTATCTGATCGAGGAGGTGCTGGACGTCCAGCCGCCGGGGATGCGCCGGCTGCTGCTGAGGACGAGCGTGCTGGAGCGGATGAACGCCGAGCTCGCCGCCGAGCTGGCCGGGGAGGAGGCCGGGGCGCACTTCGGCGCGCTGGTCCGGGAGAACTCCTTCCTCCAGCCGGTGGGACAGGGCTGGTATCGCTGCCACCAGATGTTCGCCGACGTCCTGCGGATGTGCCTCCGCCACGAGGCCCCGGGCCTCGTCGGTCCGCTCCACGACCGGGCCGCGGCCTGGCTCGGCGCGCATGGGCTGCTCGCCGACGCGGTCCGGCACCTCCTCGCCGCCGGGGAGCACGACCGGGCCGCCCGGCTGATCGTCCACCGGCTGGCGATCGGCCAGGTCCTGGGCCTCGGCCCGGCCCGGCTGCCCGCCGAGCCGACCCCGCGTTCCGCGGTCGAGCCCAGCGCCGAGAGCCCGGAGGGGCTGCTGCTCGCCGCCGCGGCGGCGCACGCCAGAGGGGAGGAGCAAGCGGTCGTCCGGGACCTGGCGGCCGCCGAGGGGCTCCTCGACGAGTCGCCCGCGGAGGAGGAGCGCGACCGGATCGCCCGCTGCCGGCTGGCCCATGCGGTGATCCGCATGGAGCGGCTGCGGCTGCGCGCCCCGGAGGAGGCCAGGGCCGCCGCGGCCGACGCCGAGCGGGCCGCCGCCCAGCTGCCGCCGGGGGCGACGGCGGAACGCCCCGAGATCGCGGCGCTCACCCTCGCCCTGCGCGGCGGGGGCGAGCTGCGGGCGGGCGGCCTCAAGGCCGCCGAGACCTCCCTGACCAAGGCGCTCAAGGCCGCGGTGGCCGCCGGGAGCCCCGCGCTGCGCCGCGACAGCCTGATCGAGCTGGCACTGGTGGAGGCGCTGCGCGGGCGCTTCCGGGCCGCCGAGGAACTGGTCTCGCACGCCGCACAGCCGCCACTGCCGTCCGGCCCGGCGGGCGGCCCGGCTCGGGCGTCCCTCCATCTGGTACGGGCCTGGCTCGCTCTGGCGCACGGTGTCCCGCCGGCCGCCCGGCGCGAGCTGGCCCGGGCCGAGGCGGTGCTCGCCGCCCGGCCCGACCCGTTCCTCTCGGACGTGGGCGCACTGGTCGGGGAGGTTGCCCGGATGGCGGTCCGCGGCGGGGAGGCGGGACCCGGCGGCGGGCCGGCGGCCGGTCGGCGGCTGCCCGGAGCGGTGCTCCAGACGGCGCAGGCGGTCTCCGCCGCGCTCCTCGCCCGCCGGCCCCAGGGCGCGGAGGGCGGCGGCGCCGGGGGCGTCCAGGCGGGGACGGCGGCCGGGGAGCCGCGGCCGGAGGCGGAGCAGCCGCCGTTCGCGGAGCGGCTCAGCCCCCGGGAGCAGGACGTGCTGGACCGGCTGGCCCAGATGATGACCACCGAGGAGATCGCCGAGGAGCTGTGCCTCTCCGTCAACACCGTGAAGACGCATCTGAAGAGCGTCTACCGGAAGCTGGCGGTCTCCCGGCGCTCGGCCGCCGTCCGCCGGGCGCGCTCGCTGAACCTCCTGTGA
- a CDS encoding response regulator transcription factor, with product MTATLCIEPDTGDARTGEVSVLYDRLRRLDSATADAALTSCLVGLADALMRIAQEMADPRCTGALVEEASAVLARLPEPADRQRPGSSGGGRVRLTDRQLAVLRRLPEELSLRQIANGMYVSHNTVKSHTRAVYRKLGAGSRTEAVDRARELGLV from the coding sequence TTGACCGCAACACTGTGCATCGAGCCGGACACCGGCGACGCGCGCACCGGCGAGGTGTCCGTCCTGTACGACCGGCTCCGCAGGCTGGACAGCGCGACCGCCGACGCGGCGCTCACCAGCTGCCTGGTGGGGCTCGCCGACGCCCTGATGCGGATCGCCCAGGAGATGGCGGATCCGCGTTGCACGGGCGCGCTGGTCGAGGAGGCCTCGGCGGTGCTGGCCCGCCTGCCGGAGCCGGCGGACCGGCAGCGGCCGGGATCGTCCGGCGGGGGCCGCGTCCGGCTGACGGACCGCCAGCTGGCCGTACTGCGCCGGCTGCCGGAGGAGCTGTCGCTGCGCCAGATCGCCAACGGGATGTACGTCTCGCACAACACCGTCAAGAGCCACACCCGGGCGGTGTACCGCAAGCTCGGGGCCGGTTCCCGGACCGAGGCCGTGGACCGGGCCCGGGAGCTGGGCCTGGTCTGA
- a CDS encoding DUF7144 family membrane protein, which produces MAEQSSPGAVPGRPGGPEPEPHVRPLSIGGVVFAVFVLAIVGGFHAIAGLATILNHNYSRAQGDYAFDFSVTARGWVELVTGIVVAAAAFNIFSGKTWARAVGMAAAVVSALENFFFTPYYPVWSAILIVLDIVVIWSLAVYGHREAHKVYGAPLR; this is translated from the coding sequence ATGGCCGAGCAGAGTTCACCCGGCGCCGTTCCCGGCCGCCCCGGAGGGCCCGAGCCGGAGCCGCACGTCCGCCCGCTCTCCATCGGCGGCGTGGTCTTCGCCGTGTTCGTGCTGGCGATCGTCGGCGGCTTCCACGCGATCGCGGGGCTGGCCACCATCCTCAACCACAACTACTCACGGGCGCAGGGGGACTACGCCTTCGACTTCAGCGTCACCGCCCGCGGCTGGGTGGAGCTGGTCACCGGCATCGTGGTGGCGGCGGCGGCGTTCAACATCTTCAGCGGCAAGACCTGGGCCCGGGCGGTCGGCATGGCGGCCGCGGTGGTGAGCGCGCTGGAGAACTTCTTCTTCACGCCCTACTACCCGGTGTGGTCGGCGATCCTGATCGTCCTGGACATCGTGGTGATCTGGTCGCTGGCGGTGTACGGGCACCGGGAGGCGCACAAGGTCTACGGTGCCCCGCTGAGATAG
- a CDS encoding DUF2252 domain-containing protein, translating to MIETSSRHLTPRERAERGREARSRVPRSSHAEFAPGADRPDPVDVIERQSGTRLPELVPIRYGRMLESPFRFYRGAAAIMAGDLAATPDSGIRAQLCGDAHMMNFRLLASPERHLMFDVNDFDETLPGPWEWDVKRLAVSLVVAGRGNGFDRQERSAVVAATVRSYRETMARLAAMRTLDVWYLRIDADEAYAALSARLEPGARRRFTKAMKKARSRDHLRAVRKLARVGDGGLRLVPDPPLLTPLGDLEPGSHQDYLEKQLTVLIDGYARSLPADRRALLDQYRVVDMARKVVGVGSVGTRCWVLLLLGRDDADPLVLQAKQAEPSVLEEYAGAAAQQNQGERVVVGQRLMQATSDVFLGWERATGLDGRERDFYIRQLYDWKAIPQPELMTPGVMRLFGELCGVTLARAHARSGDRIAIAAYLGRSDPFDRAVARFAEAYADQNERDHRTLAEAVRTGRVAAKSE from the coding sequence ATGATCGAGACCAGCAGCCGCCACCTCACGCCCCGGGAGCGGGCGGAGCGGGGCAGGGAAGCCCGCTCCCGGGTGCCGCGGTCCAGCCATGCCGAGTTCGCGCCCGGCGCCGACCGCCCGGACCCGGTCGACGTGATCGAGCGCCAGTCCGGCACCCGGCTGCCGGAACTGGTGCCGATCCGCTACGGCCGAATGCTCGAATCCCCCTTCCGCTTCTACCGGGGCGCGGCCGCGATCATGGCCGGGGACCTGGCCGCGACCCCGGACAGCGGCATCCGGGCCCAGCTGTGCGGGGACGCCCACATGATGAACTTCCGGCTGCTGGCCTCCCCGGAGCGGCATCTGATGTTCGACGTCAACGACTTCGACGAGACCCTTCCCGGTCCGTGGGAGTGGGACGTCAAGCGGCTGGCGGTGAGCCTGGTGGTCGCGGGCCGCGGCAACGGCTTCGACCGCCAGGAGCGGTCCGCCGTCGTTGCCGCGACCGTCCGCTCCTACCGGGAGACGATGGCCCGGCTGGCCGCGATGCGCACCCTCGACGTCTGGTACCTGCGGATCGACGCCGACGAGGCGTACGCGGCGCTCTCCGCCCGGCTGGAGCCGGGGGCCAGGCGGCGCTTCACCAAGGCCATGAAGAAGGCCCGCAGCCGCGACCACCTGCGGGCCGTGCGCAAACTGGCCCGGGTGGGGGACGGCGGGCTGCGGCTGGTCCCCGACCCCCCGCTGCTGACGCCGCTCGGGGACCTGGAGCCGGGCAGCCACCAGGACTACCTGGAGAAGCAGTTGACCGTGCTGATCGACGGCTACGCCCGCTCGCTGCCGGCGGACCGCCGGGCCCTCCTCGACCAGTACCGGGTGGTGGACATGGCCCGCAAGGTGGTCGGCGTGGGCAGTGTGGGCACCCGCTGCTGGGTCCTGCTGCTCCTCGGCCGGGACGACGCCGACCCGCTGGTGCTCCAGGCCAAGCAGGCCGAGCCCTCCGTGCTGGAGGAGTACGCGGGGGCCGCCGCCCAGCAGAACCAGGGGGAGCGGGTGGTCGTCGGGCAGCGGCTGATGCAGGCCACCAGCGACGTCTTCCTCGGCTGGGAGCGCGCCACGGGACTCGACGGGCGCGAACGGGACTTCTACATCCGGCAGTTGTACGACTGGAAGGCGATCCCGCAGCCGGAGCTGATGACGCCCGGCGTGATGCGGCTCTTCGGCGAGCTCTGCGGAGTGACCCTGGCCCGCGCCCACGCGCGCTCCGGCGACCGCATCGCCATCGCCGCCTACCTGGGCCGCTCCGATCCCTTCGACCGGGCGGTGGCCCGCTTCGCGGAGGCCTACGCGGACCAGAACGAGCGGGACCACCGGACGCTGGCCGAGGCGGTGCGGACCGGGCGGGTGGCCGCGAAGTCGGAGTGA
- a CDS encoding YhjD/YihY/BrkB family envelope integrity protein — translation MSIADTARLLAGRIAQQLVRVSLLEMATRLAAQAFLAVLPMLIAIASFSPEAIRRQLLSSLHTLIGTGGPVVSETDRLTAGGDAALHQWGAAGVLVAVLSATAFTRALQRMCERAWELPHASLLKAAWRWAVWLVVWITVLILQGILHRAFGAGPGLGVPLQLAAAVLMWWWTQHLLLIARVGWRPLLPGALLTGSGVIGFCSLSAVWLPRTLRMSQARYGALGSVFSLLSWLILLFTVVVFGIAVGRVLVKGGVPGGARADVPGDAGKESE, via the coding sequence ATGTCGATCGCCGATACGGCCCGGCTGCTCGCGGGCCGCATCGCCCAGCAGCTGGTCCGCGTCAGCCTGCTGGAGATGGCGACCCGGCTGGCCGCCCAGGCCTTCCTCGCCGTGCTGCCGATGCTCATCGCCATCGCCTCGTTCAGCCCTGAGGCCATCCGCCGCCAGCTGCTGAGCTCCCTCCACACCCTGATCGGGACCGGCGGCCCGGTGGTGTCGGAGACCGACCGGCTGACCGCCGGCGGGGACGCGGCGCTCCACCAGTGGGGGGCCGCAGGCGTACTGGTCGCGGTCCTCTCCGCGACCGCCTTCACCCGCGCGCTGCAGCGGATGTGCGAGCGGGCCTGGGAGCTGCCGCACGCCAGCCTGCTGAAGGCGGCCTGGCGGTGGGCGGTGTGGCTGGTGGTCTGGATCACCGTGCTCATCCTCCAGGGCATCCTCCACCGGGCCTTCGGCGCGGGCCCCGGGCTGGGGGTGCCGCTGCAACTGGCAGCGGCGGTGCTGATGTGGTGGTGGACCCAGCACCTGCTGCTCATCGCCCGGGTGGGATGGCGGCCACTGCTCCCCGGGGCGCTGCTGACCGGCAGTGGCGTGATCGGCTTCTGCTCCCTCTCGGCGGTCTGGCTGCCCCGGACGCTGCGGATGAGCCAGGCCCGGTACGGGGCGCTCGGCTCGGTGTTCAGCCTGCTCTCCTGGCTCATCCTGCTGTTCACGGTGGTGGTCTTCGGGATCGCCGTGGGGCGGGTGCTGGTCAAGGGCGGCGTTCCGGGCGGCGCTCGGGCCGATGTTCCGGGCGACGCCGGGAAGGAGTCCGAGTGA
- a CDS encoding RDD family protein: MRAGGGGGFVGARAEGEVAGVVSRVVAAVLDSLVLSGSALLLQAVAGYVRMVVDGPPFRAPELPGWVAGLGGWAVAVGYLGGCWAGAGYSVGGRFMGLRVTGRRGERLPVLRALLRAGLCVSFPMGLLWSPFSRRRASLQDLLVRSEVRYDRR; the protein is encoded by the coding sequence GTGAGGGCGGGGGGCGGCGGCGGGTTCGTGGGGGCGCGGGCCGAGGGGGAGGTCGCCGGGGTGGTCAGCCGGGTGGTGGCCGCGGTGCTGGACAGTCTGGTGCTCTCCGGGAGCGCGCTGCTCCTCCAGGCGGTGGCGGGGTATGTGCGGATGGTGGTCGACGGCCCGCCGTTCCGGGCGCCCGAGTTGCCCGGCTGGGTGGCCGGACTCGGTGGCTGGGCGGTCGCCGTGGGCTATCTCGGCGGGTGCTGGGCCGGGGCCGGGTACTCGGTGGGAGGGCGGTTCATGGGCCTGCGGGTCACCGGCAGGCGGGGGGAGCGGCTGCCCGTGCTGCGCGCCCTGCTTCGCGCCGGGCTGTGCGTGTCGTTCCCGATGGGCCTGCTGTGGAGTCCGTTCAGCCGCCGCCGGGCCTCGTTGCAGGACCTCCTGGTCCGCAGTGAGGTGCGCTACGACCGCCGCTGA
- a CDS encoding MFS transporter, translating to MTPPSTPAGGDARHGGVPHRRRVLLPLALAQFICSFAGSNMNVMIDDISKDLHTTVQGVQTAITVFLLVMAALMIPGGILSDRYGRKRCLVAGLSVYGVGALLSAAAPGLGVLILGNSILEGIGTALLIPPVYILTTLLFTEVTDRARAFGAIMAMGGIGAAAGPLLGGLITSALSWRAAFVFQALVVLAIVLLSRQLVDPLPADPEQEFDTVGAVLSACGLTLVVLGILAADNNLWLMLALLVAGVLVLVWFFAWVRARERSGARPLLTTSLFRNRTSNLGLITQHVQWLVLMGLSFVVAAYLQVVRHYDAIKTGVIFSASTFGLLVTSLGARRFAERRSPRTLIMAGFATTVGGLAILIGFAHASPSVWSFVPGLLLIGLGIGVMLTPAVNVVQSSFGEELQGEISGLSRSVSNLGSSVGTAIAGTILVADPAIGPYGVALVVLGAIGLGGLVAASRLPRGHPGQRS from the coding sequence ATGACCCCACCGTCCACTCCGGCCGGAGGAGACGCGCGGCACGGCGGCGTCCCGCATCGGCGGCGGGTGCTGCTGCCCCTCGCCCTCGCCCAGTTCATCTGCAGCTTCGCCGGCTCCAACATGAACGTGATGATCGACGACATCAGCAAGGACCTCCACACCACCGTGCAGGGGGTGCAGACCGCCATCACCGTGTTCCTGCTGGTGATGGCGGCACTGATGATCCCGGGCGGCATCCTGAGCGACCGCTACGGGCGGAAGCGCTGCCTGGTCGCCGGCCTGTCGGTGTACGGCGTCGGCGCGCTGCTGAGCGCCGCGGCGCCCGGGCTCGGCGTCCTGATCCTGGGCAACTCGATCCTGGAGGGCATCGGCACCGCCCTCCTCATCCCGCCGGTCTACATCCTCACCACCCTCCTCTTCACCGAGGTCACCGACCGCGCCCGGGCCTTCGGGGCGATCATGGCGATGGGCGGCATCGGGGCCGCCGCCGGCCCGCTGCTGGGCGGGCTGATCACCTCGGCGCTCAGCTGGCGGGCGGCCTTCGTCTTCCAGGCCCTGGTCGTCCTGGCGATCGTGCTGCTCAGCCGGCAGCTGGTGGACCCGCTGCCGGCCGACCCCGAGCAGGAGTTCGACACGGTGGGCGCGGTCCTCTCCGCCTGCGGGCTCACACTGGTGGTGCTGGGCATCCTGGCGGCCGACAACAACCTGTGGCTGATGCTGGCACTGCTGGTCGCCGGCGTGCTGGTACTGGTCTGGTTCTTCGCCTGGGTGCGCGCCCGGGAGCGCTCCGGCGCCCGGCCGCTGCTGACCACCTCGCTGTTCCGCAACCGGACGTCCAACCTCGGGCTGATCACCCAGCACGTCCAGTGGCTCGTGCTGATGGGGCTGTCCTTCGTGGTGGCGGCGTACCTCCAGGTGGTGCGGCACTACGACGCCATCAAGACCGGGGTGATCTTCAGCGCGTCCACCTTCGGGCTGCTGGTCACCTCGCTGGGCGCACGGCGCTTCGCCGAGCGGCGCTCGCCGCGGACGCTGATCATGGCCGGCTTCGCCACCACCGTCGGCGGCCTGGCGATCCTGATCGGCTTCGCCCACGCCTCGCCGAGCGTGTGGAGCTTCGTGCCCGGTCTGCTGCTGATCGGCCTGGGCATCGGGGTGATGCTCACCCCGGCGGTGAACGTGGTGCAGTCCAGCTTCGGCGAGGAGCTCCAGGGGGAGATCTCCGGGCTCTCGCGCAGCGTCTCCAACCTGGGCTCCTCGGTGGGTACGGCGATCGCGGGGACCATCCTGGTGGCCGATCCGGCGATCGGGCCGTACGGGGTGGCGCTGGTCGTCCTCGGAGCGATCGGCCTCGGCGGTCTGGTCGCCGCGTCCCGGCTGCCACGGGGCCACCCGGGGCAGCGCAGCTGA